One Rosa chinensis cultivar Old Blush chromosome 3, RchiOBHm-V2, whole genome shotgun sequence DNA window includes the following coding sequences:
- the LOC112192917 gene encoding E3 ubiquitin-protein ligase MBR2, whose amino-acid sequence MGHRHPFNASQIFESENDPNWNHMNTEHPFGHLARAGAGENGSLFYPVENMFNDGMHFPSNWNPPMRSYGYSPLSHSVDMPPQYQPDASGPSHDPFQHPPSASTFGMASGNYAHHPSSSSYDRRAFHGVEGGFVDLTMSNGRGPHKRKSPGIPSVAERGSTSRYYSAGSSSDLSRSTELQQEKVNIDTPHMPWDHMTMIHPSYRGNDPTSRGEGSMRNVRSRSEHDLESNLARTHLSNNPIHSSYSANFPVDHPSTIDLSGQSSNVLAPEWNHISVSPPHGRILPSDTSGFSHDPNHFLVGSSMVNASAEAGVYHHDFIPTRSAAVPPSYPGALPHTVRGVRSNYSQRSSPTLRASSSSMRFGPVTHPDEGLQLVSESYPRHPRPVATVGWRNSDRNGRSRMSNDRYRVSEETSLHDRFSSEGFMIADRPAFYGSRSMLDHHRDLRLDIDNMSYEELLALGERIGHVNTGVSEDLIPKCLTETIYCSSDLNQEEGTCVICLEEYEDRDDVAALKTCGHDYHVTCIKKWLSMKNSCPICKGSALADNTKGK is encoded by the exons ATGGGGCATAGACATCCGTTCAACGCATCTCAAATTTTTGAGAGTGAAAATGATCCGAATTGGAACCATATGAACACAGAACACCCATTTGGACATCTGG CTAGGGCTGGGGCGGGAGAGAATGGTTCTTTGTTTTATCCAGTGGAAAATATGTTCAATGATGGAATGCATTTTCCTTCGAATTGGAACCCGCCTATGAGGTCATATGGGTATTCTCCCTTGAGCCACAGTGTTGATATGCCACCTCAATATCAACCGGATGCTTCTGGTCCATCTCATGATCCTTTTCAACATCCACCAAGTGCTAGTACTTTTGGTATGGCCAGTGGAAACTATGCTCACCATCCATCTTCGTCCAGCTATGACCGTCGAGCATTCCATGGTGTTGAGGGTGGTTTTGTTGATCTCACAATGAGCAATGGAAGAGGGCCACACAAGCGAAAAAGTCCTGGGATCCCTTCTGTAGCAGAGAGAGGCAGCACGAGCAGATACTACAGCGCTGGAAGTTCATCTGACCTCTCTAGATCTACAGAATTACAGCAGGAGAAAGTAAACATAGATACCCCACACATGCCGTGGGATCACATGACTATGATTCACCCCAGCTATAGAGGGAATGACCCAACAAGTAGGGGTGAGGGATCTATGAGAAATGTGAGAAGTCGGTCAGAACATGATTTGGAGTCCAACCTAGCAAGGACACATTTGTCGAACAATCCTATACATAGTTCGTATTCTGCAAATTTCCCTGTTGACCACCCTAGTACGATTGATCTTTCGGGTCAGAGCTCCAATGTTTTAGCCCCTGAATGGAACCATATTAGCGTATCACCTCCTCATGGAAGGATTTTACCTTCAG ATACAAGTGGTTTTAGTCATGATCCCAACCACTTCCTTGTAGGCAGCAGTATGGTTAATGCTTCTGCCGAAGCTGGTGTATACCACCATGATTTCATTCCAACCAGGAGTGCTGCTGTTCCTCCAAGTTATCCTGGTGCCTTACCCCATACTGTAAGGGGAGTTCGCAGTAACTATTCTCAAAGATCTAGCCCAACCTTGAGGGCTTCTTCAAGCAGCATGAGGTTTGGGCCTGTGACACATCCAGATGAAGGATTGCAGTTGGTATCTGAGAGTTACCCAAGACATCCTAGGCCAGTGGCTACAGTTGGGTGGCGTAACAGCGACAGGAATGGTAGATCAAGGATGTCTAATGATAGATATCGAGTTTCTGAAGAGACTAGTCTCCATGATCGGTTTTCATCTGAG GGTTTTATGATTGCTGATCGGCCAGCTTTCTATGGTTCCAGAAGTATGCTTGATCATCATAGAGACTTGAGACTAGACATAGACAACATGAGTTACGAG GAACTCCTTGCATTGGGGGAAAGGATTGGGCATGTCAACACAGGTGTATCTGAAGATCTAATACCGAAGTGTTTGACAGAAACAATATATTGTTCTTCAGACCTAAACCAGGAGGAAGGCACATGTGTAATCTGCCTG GAAGAGTACGAGGATAGGGATGATGTTGCAGCACTGAAAACGTGCGGCCATGATTACCATGTGACTTGCATCAAAAAGTGGTTGTCAATGAAAAATTCTTGTCCGATCTGCAAAGGTTCTGCTCTTGCCGATAATACTAAGGGGAAATAA
- the LOC112193431 gene encoding syntaxin-71 yields MSVIELLTRVEAICNKYDRYDIDKQKDSNVSGADAFARLYSAVESDIEAALQKAELASKEKSRASAVALNAEIRRTKARLLEEVPKLQRLAVKKVKGLSSEEFAARNDLVHALPDRIQDIPDGAPAAPKQTGGGWTASASRTEIKFDSSDGRFDNEFFQQSEESSQFRNEYEMRRIKQDQGLDVISEGLDTLKNMAGDMNEEFDRQVPLMDEIDSKVDKAASDLKNTNVRLKDTVNQLRSSRNFCIDIVLLIIILGIAAYLYNVLKK; encoded by the exons ATGAGCGTCATCGAACTTCTGACGAGAGTCGAGGCGATCTGCAACAAGTACGACCGATACGACATCGACAAGCAGAAGGACTCCAACGTCTCCGGCGCCGATGCCTTCGCTCGCCTCTACTCCGCCGTCGAGTCCGACATTGAAGCCGCTCTTCAG AAAGCGGAGCTTGCTTCGAAAGAGAAGAGCAGGGCATCTGCAGTTGCTCTGAATGCCGAGATTCGCCGGACCAAGGCTCGATTGCTTGAAGAGGTTCCCAAGTTGCAGAGATTGGCTGTGAAGAAG GTCAAAGGGCTTTCATCCGAAGAGTTTGCTGCTCGTAATGATTTGGTTCATGCATTGCCAGATAGGATTCAAGATATACCAGATGGGGCTCCGGCTGCGCCAAAACAAACTGGAGGAGGGTGGACAGCTTCAGCTTCCCGTACTGAAATCAAGTTCGATTCTTCTG ATGGACGGTTTGATAATGAATTCTTCCAACAATCTGAGGAGTCCAGTCAATTCAGGAATGAGTATGAAATGCGGAGAATTAAGCAG GATCAAGGTCTGGATGTGATTTCAGAAGGTTTGGATACCTTGAAAAATATGGCTGGTGATATGAACGAG GAGTTTGATCGGCAAGTTCCTTTGATGGATGAGATTGACAGTAAG GTGGACAAGGCAGCCTCTGACCTTAAGAATACTAATGTTAGACTGAAAGACACTGTCAACCAG CTGAGGTCCAGCCGGAATTTCTGCATTGATATTGTATTGTTGATTATCATTTTGGGCATTGCTGCCTATTTGTACAA TGTACTGAAGAAGTAA